The DNA segment ACTGCTGAGCTCAGCGCTGCCCGGCACCTCCTGCCCTTGAGTTGGACCCCCTCTCATGTCCTGGTAGTTTCTGGGCCCATCCCCCATCAGCCTTTGCCTATTGAACTGccatcctctccccctcccccacgccaCGTTGCTCTCCCATTTGAGGACCCTCAAATGGACTAAGGGTGGGGGGTAGCTTCtgattctcccctccccactctacTGGCTTCCTTCCTCGCACAGGTGAGCTCCTCCTTGGGGTCCATGTGCCCGCCCGAGGCCCAGGCAGAGGTGGGCCCCACCATGACGGAGAAGGCCAAGATGGTGTGTgcccccagcccagtgcctgccccaccccccaagcctGCCTCACCGGGGCCCCCAAAGGCAGAGGAGGTGGGCCACAGAGGCTCCTCACCACCCAGGCTGCCCCCTGGTGTGCCAGTGATCAGCCTGGGCCACACCAGGCCCCCAGGGGCAGCCATGGCCAGCACGGAACTAAGTGCCCTCCGTCCCCCGCTGCTGCAACTCTCCACCCTGGGAACTACCCCGCCCCCGCTGGCCCTGCATTACCACCCTCACCCCTTCCTCAACAGGTCAGTGGGGGACTGGGACCTGGGAGGAATCCGGGGCCAGGGTCCTTACCCACAAAGCATTAGTGACCCACGACCCCTTACAGCCTCTACATTGGGCCAGCAGGACCTTTCAGCATCTTTCCTAGCAGCCGTTTGAAGCGGAGACCAAGCCATTGTGAGCTGGAGCTGGCCGAGGGTGAGTATGGGTTTGTGTTCCCACAGCCGTCTTTGCTGGGACCCACATCTGTCCCCTACCCTTCCACAGGGAGAGGTGTTgccagtgcacacacacacaggacagcCCACACGGGGGCTCAGTACTCAGATTACACCCATGTGCAAAACCACAGACCCATGGCCAGTTCCATACGACCACAGCCACCCATCAAGCCACAAGGAGTCATGGCAAAACACAATATGGCATGGGGGCTACAAAATGACAGCTCCACTCAAACACAGAGCTGCGCAGGAAACAGCCACAGGACAACAGTCAGGCAAGAGACAGCCACATAAGAGATAGCCACAGGACCACAACCTCACCGGAGACAGATAGACAACCACAGCCACTGAGGTCGGCCACACAGGAATTAGCCATACGACCACAACCACATGGCAAGATCACACACCACAGCCATTTAGATACACCAGGAGTTCACATGGCCATCTGAGGCCTGAACAGGACCAAAGTCACAAGGAGAGAAACTCGCACACCCAGCCACACACAGGATGAGAACAGCAGGGACGGCTCCCTAGACCGGGAGCCACAGGAAACATTTCCCTAGGGAACCTCTGCCATGGACAGAGATACAGAAGCTTGGGCCTGTGATATTCCTTGTCTAGGCGGCCGGGGGGGTTAAGGTGCGGGGGCTGCTAACTGAAAGGAGAGCTACACGTGGATCCTATACATGGATCCCTTGGGTGGAGAAAAAGCCCCAGCCCATCGCCAGTGTTGAAGTCCCCATGAGGGAGGGCACTAGGAGCCTGAAATAAGAGCAGGTGGGGGTGCCCCGCGCCGGGCCTTGGCGCCAACCCTGCCGCTCCTGTCCGCAGGGCACCAACCCCACAAGGTAGCCCGGCGCGTGTTCACCAACAGCCGGGAGCGCTGGCGGCAGCAGAACGTGAACGGTGCTTTCGCCGAGCTCAGGAAGCTGCTGCCAACGCACCCGCCCGACCGGAAGCTGAGCAAGAACGAGGTGCTCCGCCTTGCCATGAAATACATTGGCTTCCTGGTGCGGCTGCTACGCGACCAGGCGGCAGCTCTGGCCGCAGGCTCCGCCCCGCCGGGGCCCCGCAAACGGCCCGCGCACCGAGGGCTGGACGACGGTGCCCGCCGCGGGCTGTGTCACGGGGCCGAGGTGGTGGCACGCCCGCAGCCTGCGCCGGTGACCGGCCCCAACGGCAGCCCCGGTGGTGCTGCCCGGCCCATCAAGACAGAGCAAGCGGCTGTGAGCCCGGAGGTTCGGTGATGTCCACGGTGTTGCCTCTGAGCCGAGAGGCACAGGGAACTAAGCCCAGGGGCGTCCAGGAAAGGGCGGGCCATGCGCAACACCTGCTCTGGAGCGAACTCTCCCAAAGAGGGACAATCGAGGACGTCCCCTTCAGGGGAAAGGGCCTGGGGGTCTGTAAGGGCGACGTCGCCCCCAGGGGCCCTGCAGACCCTTTTATCACCCACCGCCCGCTAGAAGTCCGCGTCCCCTTCCCGGGGGCGAGGTCCGGGAACGAACATATCAGAGCTGTCATCGGACCCAAGCGGTGCCTCATTTTTCCGCTCTGTGGGGGTCACCGAATGAAGTGGGGAGAGGCCGGAGAACCTTCTTTCTCACCTGCGCCCCCTCATGGAGTTTCAGAGATAACTCGCTCCTCGACGGTGTCCGCGGCCTGCCTGGCTGGAAAAAGAGGCGCAGAATCCACGCGGTGGCCCCAACCCACCGATCCCAAACAAGTCCCGCACGATCGCGTTAGCGAAGGCTCAGGcgctcttgcttttgtttttctttatttctttatttcacatACACATTAGCCATTCAATGGAGAAGCCGGAGAGAGTCAGGCAAAGATGGTATAACAGAAGCGCAGTGACGGGGGCGGGGTTGGGTGGGGCAGGGCGGAGAGGGAACAAACGGGCTGGCTGCCTACTTGCATTCCGCTAGGACActgaaaacccagaaaacaaaacagacagtAAACTACCCTTGTTTCTTATGTATCTCAGTGCAGAGACgggggtggagggcagagagagggggagacCAGGCTGAAGGAAGAGGAGCGGAGGGACAGGGGACGCTAAGGGGGAAGCACACCAAATCCATTAGTACTATATATAGAGATACTCGTATATACTGCGTTTCTTAGCCTAAGAAGAAACTTGTTTGACGGGACGGGCGGCCTTTGCGGTCCGCGATGCTGGTGCTGGTCGGGCGCACGGATCTCCCGGGGCCGAAGCGGGGCTGGCCCAGGCTGgcttgcggggggaggggggcgccccaagggtgggtggggggagcagaggcGGGGCTGGGGTGCCCCTCGGGCTCTCGATTGGGGGACAATAGTTCTCGTGACTTTATTGCTCCTTTATTTTCTCTCGTGTAGGGGGGTCCGTTCAGCACGGTCGGGGTGGGGAAATGGTGGGTCGTCTGAGCCACCCGGCCCCTCTGGGACCCAGAGCGCGGCGTCCGCTCCGCCAGCACGGGGGTGAGAACAAGGCACTAGGTCGGCCGGCCAGCGCGGGGGCGGGTGTGTAAGGCAGTCGACGGGGTTGGTTGCAGGGTAGGATGGGGCTGTGTGCGGGGccgtgtgcgtgcgtgcgtgcgtgcgcggGCCTGGGCTAATCGATCTGTCAGCTTGGCTGGTCCTGTCCTGGAGCGTCGACCCTTCCCCGTGCTCCCCGGAGGgtaacgggggtgggggtgggaggagtgaTGTTGAGTCGCGGGCGTTGGGAAAAGGGGGTAGGAAACTACCAACTTGCTGAGCGCGCTCCTGATAATGCTGGTGAGGGTCAAGTTGGCGTCTGGCTCAAAGAAGGACGCTCGgggcggagagggagggagggggacgtTTGTTCGTTGGCATTGACCTCtgcgggggaggggctgggggcccgcCGCCGCGCCCCCGTGCCCGGACGCGGCGAGGAGGGAGCGCTGGGCCCCGGGGAGGGGGCGCCCGGGGAGACCCGCGGCCAGAGCAGCCCGCCGCCGGGCGCATGCCGCTGTCCCGTTCCGTTAAACTCAACAAAGAAGGGATATGCGTGTTCCTAACAAGTGCAGGATATTTAATTGATTCATAAacttatgtataatagtttgtgggttttttaaaacgTACTTTATAATGTAAGAAGCACCAGGGTTTTTATGTTGAATTATCTTTAAAGTAATTTTCTCTCgtccttttcctttttgatcttgtgttgattttttttaatgtcgaggtggtttgtttttttttaattctaaaatgtgAACGTTTCCTTCAGCCCTCCCACCGAAACCGAGAACGAACGACGAAACAAATAAAAACCCCAGATCATCCTCGTCAACGCAGGAAgacgacttaaaaaaaaaaaaactgaaaaggaacaaaaaaaaaaaaggaaaaaacactcaGCTTTCGTTATCCCCGCGCAGGGCGGGGCAGGCCCGGTTCTTTTAGCGTCCCCAGAGCCGCGAGGACATTacaacaaaaatagaatttttttcttaatctcttAACATACAAAGATAGGAAAACTCTCTGATGCATTGCACTTggttcaatgaaaaaaaaaaagttcatttcccccatatatattttttttgtgggtttttttctcttctaacaCATCCCCACATCTCCTGTCGCCCTTGTCGCCCCTCGCCTGCCCCTCACAACAACACTTGGGAAAGGAgcggccccccaccccaccccaccccaccccaccccctgtgcCCACCCGGGCAGCCCTGCAGGGCGCGCTCCCGCCCGGGCCCAGCTGGCCTGCAGCTTCCGACCTCGCCTGGGCGGGCGCCCCGCAGACCCCTTCCCCCGCGAGCCTACCGCACCCGCGGCCCCGATTGTCTTCGAGGGAAGGGGCGTGTGCGGGCAGGGGGTCAGGGGGTCCCTTCTGCTCCCCTCTCAGCTCTGACCCTGTTTAGCCAACCAAACTGAAAAATCATTGCACTTTGACCGCGCGTCACGCCcggcccccccctgcccccctccccccgccctacTCCCCACGACCCCCCCAGGCTCCCGCGGGATCCCCTGTCCCTGCTTCTCAGACCCGGTCCTCCCCAGAGCTGCACGcggatgggggaggggctttGCTCAACATCCAACAAAAGCCACCCTGGAGCCGGCCACCTAGTGGCTTCCAGCTGGGGACCTGCACCACTCGCTGGCCCCTTTTGCCCCAGGTAAGggccttcctcttctccctagccacctccctcccctccttccctccctttgctTGGGGCCACAGCCTCACAAACTAGATTCACAATAAATAAAGCCCATAACCCACCCCTATGTGGTGCAATGTTGGGTTGATTGACTTTCAGAGGATCCTGACCTGTGCTTTGTGTTTTCAAACAGttaagaaggagagagaaagagagagagaggcacaaGGACTCCAGATGGGGGCCAAGGAGGGAGATGCAGGGAGGAGGGAGTAAGGCACAGAAAGACAAGCCAGAGGGGCCAAGTCACACCCTGGAAGAGGGCTGGGTGTGCTCATGCTCCCATCCCTCCCAGGGGGGCTTCTGAAGACCCTCTGGACAGGCCCCCAACCATcccttgggggaggagggagctgccGGGGAGGGGGGAGAGCTACTTCCTGTGGTGTGTTATCAAATTGTTCCCAAGTTGCtcaaatgg comes from the Phacochoerus africanus isolate WHEZ1 chromosome 4, ROS_Pafr_v1, whole genome shotgun sequence genome and includes:
- the LYL1 gene encoding protein lyl-1, with the protein product MCPPEAQAEVGPTMTEKAKMVCAPSPVPAPPPKPASPGPPKAEEVGHRGSSPPRLPPGVPVISLGHTRPPGAAMASTELSALRPPLLQLSTLGTTPPPLALHYHPHPFLNSLYIGPAGPFSIFPSSRLKRRPSHCELELAEGHQPHKVARRVFTNSRERWRQQNVNGAFAELRKLLPTHPPDRKLSKNEVLRLAMKYIGFLVRLLRDQAAALAAGSAPPGPRKRPAHRGLDDGARRGLCHGAEVVARPQPAPVTGPNGSPGGAARPIKTEQAAVSPEVR